One Cohnella candidum genomic region harbors:
- the argF gene encoding ornithine carbamoyltransferase — protein sequence MAAQLKGRDFLGLIDYTPEEIRYLLDLAIELKRKQKAGEVFQPLKGKTLGMIFEKSSTRTRVSFEVGMYQLGGHALFLSRNEIQMGRGETIRDTAQVMSRYLDGMIIRTFGHRNVVELARGATIPVINALSDQSHPCQALADYQTVLEHKGRLEGLKIAYIGDGNNMAHSLMMGASKLGMHYAGASPEGYDPDPEIVKLSREVAGETGSRIDIVRDPREAIENADIVYTDVWASMGFEEEQKEREKAFAKYQVNEALVKSAKADYLFMHCLPAHRGEEVSEGVIDGSHSVIFDEAENRLHAQKAIMAAIM from the coding sequence ATGGCGGCCCAGCTGAAGGGCCGGGACTTCCTCGGATTGATCGATTACACACCGGAAGAGATCCGCTATTTGCTGGATCTTGCCATAGAGCTCAAACGCAAGCAGAAAGCCGGAGAGGTGTTCCAGCCGTTAAAGGGCAAAACCCTCGGCATGATTTTCGAAAAGTCTTCCACGCGAACGCGGGTTTCTTTTGAAGTTGGCATGTACCAATTAGGCGGTCACGCTCTGTTTCTGAGCCGCAACGAAATCCAGATGGGCCGCGGCGAGACGATCCGCGATACCGCACAGGTCATGTCCCGTTATTTGGACGGCATGATCATCCGTACGTTCGGCCACCGCAACGTGGTCGAGCTGGCGAGAGGAGCGACGATCCCGGTCATCAATGCTTTGTCTGACCAATCTCACCCTTGCCAGGCGCTTGCTGACTATCAGACGGTGCTCGAGCATAAGGGACGTCTCGAAGGGCTGAAAATCGCTTACATCGGCGACGGCAACAATATGGCCCACTCCCTTATGATGGGGGCGAGCAAGCTGGGCATGCACTACGCAGGCGCCTCGCCGGAAGGGTACGATCCGGATCCGGAGATCGTCAAGCTCTCCCGGGAAGTAGCCGGGGAAACCGGCTCCCGGATCGACATCGTCCGCGATCCGCGCGAAGCGATCGAGAACGCCGATATCGTCTACACCGACGTTTGGGCGAGCATGGGCTTCGAGGAAGAGCAGAAGGAACGCGAGAAAGCGTTCGCCAAATACCAAGTGAACGAAGCGCTCGTCAAATCCGCCAAGGCCGACTATTTGTTCATGCACTGCCTGCCGGCCCACCGCGGCGAAGAAGTGAGCGAAGGCGTCATCGATGGCTCTCACTCCGTCATTTTCGACGAAGCCGAGAACCGTCTCCACGCGCAGAAAGCGATCATGGCCGCGATCATGTAA
- a CDS encoding acetylornithine transaminase: MSESALFSTYARYPITLVKGKGSRLWDDQGKEYLDFMSGLAVTNLGHVPDTVKQALVKQLDELWHISNLFSNPNGERAARLLVDNSCADAVFFCNSGADANEAAIKLARRYHQKVRGEYRYEIITFNQSFHGRTLATLTATGQDKVKEGFLPLPEGFVHVPLHDVPALESAINDRTAAIMLELVQAEGGVIPVEADFLRAVRELCDKHGLLLIIDEVQTGMGRTGKLFAYQHYDVEPDVFTLAKGIGSGFPVGAMLAKKPYTEGFVPGSHATTFGGTPIAMSVVVATIETMLKENVAEKAAEAAQYLMGELHKHLDGIPGVAGIRGKGLLVGILCDEPAGDAIAELHKRGLLVVPAGPNVIRLLPNLLVTHEEIDEAVGLIAAVLTERAAAKQA; this comes from the coding sequence ATGAGCGAAAGCGCGCTGTTTTCTACTTATGCCCGCTACCCCATTACGTTAGTGAAGGGCAAGGGCAGCCGCCTTTGGGATGACCAAGGCAAGGAATATCTGGATTTCATGAGCGGGCTCGCGGTCACCAATCTCGGCCATGTGCCGGATACGGTGAAGCAAGCTTTGGTGAAGCAGCTCGACGAGCTGTGGCATATTTCCAATCTCTTCTCCAATCCGAACGGAGAGCGTGCCGCACGCCTATTGGTCGACAACAGCTGCGCCGACGCCGTGTTCTTCTGCAACAGCGGCGCCGACGCGAACGAAGCGGCGATCAAGCTGGCGCGGCGCTATCATCAGAAGGTCCGTGGCGAGTATCGCTACGAGATCATTACCTTTAACCAGTCGTTCCACGGGCGGACATTGGCCACGCTGACGGCGACGGGGCAGGACAAAGTCAAGGAAGGCTTCCTGCCGCTGCCGGAAGGATTCGTGCACGTGCCTCTGCACGACGTGCCGGCTTTGGAGTCCGCGATCAACGATCGTACCGCGGCGATCATGCTGGAGCTCGTGCAGGCGGAAGGCGGGGTCATCCCGGTCGAGGCGGATTTCTTGCGCGCCGTTCGCGAACTGTGCGATAAGCATGGGTTGCTGCTGATTATCGACGAAGTGCAAACCGGCATGGGCCGTACGGGCAAACTGTTCGCTTACCAGCACTACGACGTCGAACCGGACGTTTTCACGCTCGCGAAAGGCATCGGAAGCGGATTCCCTGTCGGCGCTATGCTGGCGAAAAAGCCATACACCGAGGGTTTCGTACCGGGCTCGCATGCCACGACGTTCGGCGGGACGCCGATCGCCATGTCCGTCGTCGTCGCGACGATCGAGACGATGCTGAAAGAGAACGTTGCTGAAAAGGCGGCTGAAGCAGCTCAGTATTTGATGGGCGAGCTTCACAAACATTTGGACGGCATTCCGGGCGTTGCGGGCATCCGCGGCAAGGGGCTGCTGGTCGGCATATTGTGCGATGAACCGGCGGGGGACGCGATCGCCGAGCTGCATAAGCGGGGATTGCTCGTCGTTCCGGCCGGGCCGAATGTCATCCGGCTGCTGCCGAACCTGCTGGTTACCCATGAAGAAATCGACGAGGCCGTTGGCCTGATCGCCGCGGTGCTCACCGAAAGGGCAGCGGCAAAGCAAGCATAG